From the Candidatus Zixiibacteriota bacterium genome, the window GAAACCAGTCGGTAACCGAACAGGCGAGCGAATATTCCGTTGCGAACCTGTCTGAGCAATTCGAGTTTTTGGAGCAGCAGGGGGATGCGGAATTTGCTAAGTGCGTCAGGCATGACAGATACCTAATTACCGATTAACTGCGAATAGAAATTCTCCAGATTATCCCGACCGTCGGAATCCGGGTAGCGCTCACGCAGGTCATCCAGCGTACCGTGAAAGAGGTTTTGTCCCTCATTGATAATCAGGATCTGATCGGCCAGTTGTTCGGCGATGTCAAGTTGGTGTGTGGCCAAAAGGACAGTAACACCCTCCGACCTGAGGTGTTTAAGATACTCCTTGAGCATTTTGATTCCGATCGGGTCCAGGTGCGCGGTGGGTTCATCCAATAGGAGCAACTGCGGCGAATTGACTAACATGGCTGCTATGGAGATCCTCCGCTTGAGTCCGGCTGAAAAGTGCTCGATCTGTTTCACTTTGGCTTCCGTGATGGAGAATTGATTGACCAGGGTATCGACCCGAGTGTTGAGAGGGCTTTCATCCTCCATGCCATACATTTGGCCGACATAGAACAGATACTCCCATGGGGTCAGATAGCTGAGCAGGTTGGCTGTCTCCGGCACGAATCCTATATTGCGCTTGATTAATCGCAGCCGGTCGGTTTCGGCCTGGGACAGATCAACGTCGTCAATGAGTACGCGACCGCTGGTGGGTGCGAGCATGGTCGAGATCATTCGGAGAGTTGTGGACTTGCCCGCGCCGTTGTGGCCCAACAGCGCCAGGATACTTCCACGCACAACTTCAAAAGAGAGCTCCTTCACAGCATACGATGTGCGGTCGTAGCTTTTGGATAGGTCTATCACTTGCAGCATGACGTTAATGACCCTGCTGAAATCGTTGTGTCTCAGTTACCGTAGTCCATAAACGGCAGCAACTCCAATCCATGCAGGATGACGACGAATACCGCTATGGGGGTAATGTATTTCAAGAAAAATCTAAGACCCATGTACAGAGTTCCACGCGAACCGAATTCGTCGGCGCGGTCGGCATCTTTCATCACGTAGGCGACAAACAGACAAGTCAAGAAGCCGCCGATCGGCAGCATGTAATTGGTCGTTAACACGTCGAAGAAGTCAAACCACCCACGGCCGTCGGTGAAG encodes:
- a CDS encoding ABC transporter ATP-binding protein, with translation MLQVIDLSKSYDRTSYAVKELSFEVVRGSILALLGHNGAGKSTTLRMISTMLAPTSGRVLIDDVDLSQAETDRLRLIKRNIGFVPETANLLSYLTPWEYLFYVGQMYGMEDESPLNTRVDTLVNQFSITEAKVKQIEHFSAGLKRRISIAAMLVNSPQLLLLDEPTAHLDPIGIKMLKEYLKHLRSEGVTVLLATHQLDIAEQLADQILIINEGQNLFHGTLDDLRERYPDSDGRDNLENFYSQLIGN